Proteins from a single region of Palaemon carinicauda isolate YSFRI2023 chromosome 1, ASM3689809v2, whole genome shotgun sequence:
- the LOC137646337 gene encoding transcription initiation factor TFIID subunit 6-like, translating to MSDECQSTAPTFPTESIKVIAESIGISPVGDDVAKELAEEATFRLKLLIQDGMKFMHHGKRKRFATCDFDHVLKLKNVEPLYGLQSIEHIPFRFASGGGRELHFVEDKEIEINEMVSAPTPRLPLQITIKPHWLAIDGIQPTIPENPPPITKDIQKKDAVDPASKLSTQDTKDQKHIHGRGMKSIETVKVKQLATHELSAEQQLYYKEITEACVGSDEPKRGEALHSLAFDPGLHQMVPRLCTFIAEGIRVNVVQKNLALLIYLMRMAKALLDNQTLYLEKYMHELVPSVMTCIVSRQLCMKPDMDNHWALRDFAARLISQICKNYNTTTNGLQTRITRVFSRCLKTDRTALSSVYGAIAGLSELGPEVTKVFVLPKLRALSDKIEQCMEGTNAYDKNAAAHIKGLLLKTVAPVLKTLRSPPDVVADYKMEFGYLGPQLQMAVVKARQAPPPPTTALTTPIRSITPTTTRIIQQGAMPGMGGIGPRTVVVNKPPSSSLASQQPGQKVIIMTSRPPTPSQSVTTETMGGVMKTAVVNAGASGASNLTTVTMNPGPFATGSIATSLSQAALASSAISQAAAQKPTKYVVVTGSNGAIKTEIKEEAEPSPQQPTDLT from the exons ATGTCTGACGAGTGTCAATCTACTGCACCAACTTTTCCAACAGAATCTATCAAAGTCATTGCAGAGAGCATTGGAATTTCCCCAGTGGGCGATGATGTTGCCAAGGAATTAGCGGAAGAGGCCACATTTAGATTAAAACTTCTAATTCAG GATGGGATGAAATTCATGCATCATGGCAAAAGAAAACGATTTGCAACATGTGACTTTGACCACGTTTTAAAACTAAAAAATGTTGAG CCATTGTATGGGCTACAGTCAATTGAGCATATTCCATTTCGGTTTGCTTCTGGTGGCGGACGAGAGCTACATTTTGTTGAGGACAAGGAAATTGAAATTAATGAGATGGTATCAGCTCCAACTCCAAGACTCCCATTGCAGATAACAATAAAAC CACATTGGTTGGCGATTGATGGCATTCAACCCACAATTCCGGAAAATCCACCTCCCATCACAAAAGACATTCAGAAGAAAGATGCAGTGGATCCAGCGTCAAAACTATCAACACAAGATACAAAGGACCAGAAACATATTCATGG acGAGGAATGAAGAGTATCGAAACAGTTAAAGTTAAACAACTGGCAACTCACGAACTTTCGGCTGAACAGCAGCTGTATTATAAGGAGATTACAGAGGCCTGTGTTGGCTCAGATGAACCGAAGCGAGGG gaAGCTTTACACAGCTTGGCGTTTGACCCTGGCCTTCACCAGATGGTTCCAAGGCTGTGTACATTCATTGCAGAGGGAATACGTGTCAATGTTGTTCAGAAGAACCTTGCTCTCCTCATCTATTTAATGCGAATGGCCAAGGCTCTCTTGGACAATCAAACACTGTACTTGGAAAAATAT ATGCATGAATTGGTTCCTTCTGTAATGACCTGCATTGTAAGTCGACAATTATGTATGAAGCCTGATATGGATAACCATTGGGCCCTGAGAGACTTTGCTGCTCGTCTTATATCACAGATTTGCAAGAACTACAATACGACCACAAATGGCTTGCAAACTCGTATCACCAGGGTATTTTCACGCTGTTTGAAAACTGACAGAACGGCACTTTCCTCGGTTTACGGTGCCATTGCTG GTCTCTCTGAGCTTGGTCCTGAAGTGACCAAAGTGTTTGTCTTACCAAAGTTGCGGGCCTTGAGTGACAAAATCGAACAGTGTATGGAAGGCACAAATGCTTATGATAAGAATGCTGCCGCTCACATCAAAGGCCTTTTATTG AAAACCGTAGCTCCTGTCTTGAAGACTTTACGAAGCCCGCCTGATGTAGTGGCGGACTATAAAATGGAATTTGGGTACCTAGGTCCCCAATTACAAATGGCCGTAGTAAAAGCCCGGCAAGCGCCGCCCCCGCCAACAACAGCTCTTACAACACCAATCAGATCAATTACTCCTACCACAACTCGGATTATTCAGCAAG GTGCCATGCCTGGGATGGGAGGTATAGGACCACGAACTGTAGTTGTTAACAAACCGCCTTCGTCTAGTTTGGCTTCACAACAGCCAGGTCAGAAAGTCATTATCATGACCTCACGTCCTCCAACACCAAGCCAG AGTGTTACCACAGAAACGATGGGAGGTGTTATGAAGACTGCTGTTGTCAATGCCGGGGCTTCAGGTGCTTCGAATCTTACAACTGTTACTATGAATCCCGGCCCTTTTGCCACGGGGTCTATAGCAACATCCTTGTCACAAGCAGCTTTAGCTTCCTCGGCCATTTCTCAGGCGGCCGCTCAAAAGCCAACAAAATATGTTGTAGTTACAGGATCCAATGGTGCcattaaaacagaaataaaagaagAGGCAGAACCCAGCCCACAGCAACCCACAGATCTCACTTAG